The Ktedonobacterales bacterium sequence CGCCTGAGCCAACAATGAGCAGATGGGCGTTTGGCACAGCCTCAAGGACGCGCGGCATCGCTTTTAATAAAACAGCGTGTCCCTTAAATGGACGTAGGATGCTGAAGATGCCGATCAGCAGGGCATCTTCAGGAATGCCAAGCCGAGCACGCGCTTCAGGGCTGGCCCCTGGCGAAAAGCGGCTCGCGTCAATGGCATTATAGGCCATGAGCAGCTTTTCAGGGACTACCCCTATTTGGGCATAGCTTTGATTGGTAAAACCTGAATTGGTAATAACCAGATCGGCCCGCAAAGCTGTTCGGCGTTTCAACCCGCCGTTGGCAAAACCAGGGGCAAAGAAAAATTGGGGATGGAAGACCAGCGCGGCGCGGCGGGAAATCCGCGCGGCGCACAGAGCAGCAAGCATCGCGCGGGTGCGATCCCCGGTAAAGATCGCCTGCGGCCTGGTTCTCCAGGCCACCCAGGCCACCTTTGCCAGCGCGGCGCTGAACAGCAGCAGGCTGCGCAGTTTGTTCATCGGCCCGCGCGCTCTGGCGCCCTCCAGAACACCAAAATGAGTCGGGACGTGCCGAATGCCTGCTATCTTTCCAATCTGTTCGGCAGTTGGCCCTTGAGGTGAGGTAAAAGCGGTGACGGCAAAGCGCCGCTTATCGAGGGCGTCAAGCAGCCAGACTTCACAGCGCGTATCGCCCCCCGTAAAGATCGCATCCGTAATGTACAAGAGCCGAATAGGAACCTGAACAGATGGAGCAGCAGGTCGCTGCACGGAGGAGATGGTTTGATTCATAAAGAGCCTCTATTACAATCAATGAAGCGGTTGGTTCCCTTGATGGGCGCCAGGCGCTTCAGGCAGCTTTCATATCGGTCTGTTCTGTTTGTGGCCGCCTTCGCTTCTTTCCAACTTTCCGCAGCGCCTTCGCCACCAGTGGCTCAAGCAACTGCAAATCCTCGCGTGGCAGCGCGCCCAGCGCCAGCGCCGCGACGACATAGATGACCATGCCGACAGCGACGGGAATGGCGATAAAATATCCCTGTGTATACCAGACGCCCAGCGCCATCAAGCCTGCTGCCGAGCAGGATTTTGCCATGCTCACCACGTTGCTCCACCCCAGGACACGGCGCGGAAGGATGACGATGCCAACAATAGTCATCAATCCTTCAGTTAACAGCAGCGCCCAGGCTGCGCCATACGCGCCATTGCCATACGCCTGCTGGTAGTAGTTGATGAGTACAACGTTGATTAACGGGTTAATGACACAGGCAGCGGCCATCACCTTCGTCCAGATAATCTGGCGTTCAGTTGCCACCAGGAATTGATTAATGAGAATATTGAGATAGGTAGGCACAACAGTGGCGGCCAGCACCATCATCACCGGAATTGATTCGCCAAAACTCAGGCCGTACACCATCAAAATGAACTGCTTGGCAAGCAGTATTCCGCCCACAGCTATTGGCAGACTGAGGCAGGCCAGCAGATTGAAGCTGCGCCGGGCCATCTTCGCCATCTCGCGCGGCGCGGTTTTGTAGGTGCGCGCCAGCGCCGGGAAGATGGCTGTGCTTACCGCTGTGGGAAGGAACAGGAGCAGCCCAAATAGCCCAACGGGTACATTATACCAACCGACCACTTCAGTGCTGGTCAGAAAGGAGAGCATCAGCGAATCAATATACACGTAGATCGTCAAAAAGATGCCCGTTATCCAGAATGGCAGCCCGCTGACGACGAGGTAGCGCATCAGCCGAAAGTTCGGGCGCAGGTGGACGGAACTCAACGGCTTCCACCAGAAGACAAAGAACATCAGGCTCACTAACGAGGCCCCGGTGGAGATGACGCTCAGCAGGATTACTCCATGCCCGGCCAGGACCACTGCTATGCTGCCAAAGGTGATGATACATTCGGAAATAATCCCGCCCAGGGTGTTGTATTTCATCCGCTCGAACGCTTGAAATCCGGCTTGAAGTGGTCCTCCGAGAAAGCCAAAGATCATCGCAACGGCGTTGATATAAATGACGACCTGTGTGTGCGTCGAATAGCCTGCCACCCAGGCAATGAGGGCTATGAACAGCAGGCTGGGCAGCGAGAGTATCGCCCGGATCATAATCGCCGCGCCGATCAGATCAGGCGCTTTGGCGTGGTCCCTGGCAATATCGCGCGTCATCAGCGTCCCTATCCCCAATGCGCCAATAGTAGATATGAGGGAAGTCAAAGCGCCAGCAAGCGCGATTTCACCAGTCCCCTGGGGGCCGAGGTAGCGAGGGACATACACTGCCGTTATAATGCTCAGGACGAGGGTAATGATCTGCCCAACGAATAAGATCAGGGTATTTTTTAAGATGAGGTGTTTCGGCTTCGATTGCATCGTCATCTCTATCCTCTTATCCCCCCACTCCAGCTTCATCCCACCTGGCAGTTCAGATTGGCAGTTGCTCTGGCGCCTCCGCCAAGTATAGCTTTGCAGGGCAACAAGCCAGGTTGAGGTCGTGTTAAGAAGTGGTTGAGAAGAGATTGGTCCAGGCAGTAGTTCGATGACGCGCCACTACTCAAGCGCAAGCTGTGTATTTCTTAACCAACGCTTTTCCATCTTAACAGTTTCATAACCTGTTCCACCTGCCATCTCGATGCGCTGGTGGTACGCTCAATGCCGGGCAGTTCTGCCCGCAGCGGAGGGAAACAGGGCGCGGCAGCGTCTATCCCTCACCGATTGATTGGAGAAGTATCCGGGGTGAATAAAAGAGAACGAGCAGCAGCACAGATCAGCAGGAATGGGCAGGGAATCGCCCCCCAGGCAGCGGAACCCAGGCGGCCCATGCCCGACCCTGCCTCAACCCGTCGTATTCTGGTAACTGCCTACAGGCATATTGGCGATGTGTTGGCGGCTGTTCCCGCGCTGCGAGCATTACGCGAGACGTACCCGCAGGCGCGCATCTCCCTGCTGGCGGTTGACTATGTGCAAGAACTCATGGCCGCCTGCCCGTATCTGGATGAGGTGATCCCCTTTCGAGATCATGACCAGAAAAGCTCACCCTGGGGAAAGATCGAGCGCATGCTGCTGCTCGCCCGGCTGGGGCTGCGGCTGCGCGGGCGTTTTGATATGGCGCTGATCCTTCACGCGCGCAACGGCTTCCTTGCGCACGTAGCCTGGCTGACGGGAGCCAGAGTGCGCGCTGGTTTTCTCGATTCAGCCTCACCGCGTATCATCACGCATCCAGCGCGCCCCATCAAAGGTATTGTGTCGTTCCGCGAGGTCAACCGGCGCGTGCTGGAAGCTATCGGCGTCACCATAACGTCAACCAGCATGGAACTCTGGCCCCGCCCCGCTGATGAGGCAGCCATACAAGCCCTGTTGAGCGAGCATAGCGTAGCCCCGACAGACCTGCTGATCGGCCTGCACCCTGGTTCACACTGGAGCTGCCAGCAGTGGAGTCCCAAAGATTGGGCGACGGTGGCTGCCCAGCTTGTTTCTCGCTATGGCGCCCGGCTGGTAATCACCGGAACAAAAGATGAGCGTGAACTGGCGATGGCAATAAGCGAAGAGATGCCCGCCGACGCCGGGAGCCTGATAGACCTGACCGGGCGCACCAGTATTCTGCAATTGGCCGCCTTGATGAAACGCCTGAACGTGTTCATGTGTGTCAACAGCGGCGTGGCGCAGGTCGGATTGGCTATGAGAACACCCACCATCAATCTGTATGGCTATGAAAATCCGGTCTTGAATGGGCCAGCGGTTGGTGAGCCGATGACGCTCGTTCGCGGCTGCGATGACGCCAGCGCGGGCGTCTACTGGTGTCCCTATAACATCTGGCCCAAAGCGGTCCAATGCCATCGAAATGAATGTATCGGCCTGGGCGGCCTCTCCTTGATTACGCCCAATATGGTGCTGCGCCAGGTTGAGCGCCAGATCGCAGCACGGCGCAGCGCGCAGGCCAGCGGCGCAGCCCCGGGATCGATCTGATGGAGACGCTGAACGAATCACCTGCGAAACGACTTTGAGGGAGTGTTGGGAGTGAGAGCAAGCAAAACGCCAGCAACACAAGAAGCCAAAGAGCAGGAGCCTGGCTCGCCAGCAGCCAGGACCACGCCGCCGATACCTGCCCCGGCATCCATACGGCGCGTATTAGTCATCGCCTTTGGGCATACCGCAGAGGTGCTGGCAGTGGTCCCGGCTCTGCGGGCTTTGCGCCAGACCTATGCGCATGCCCGCATCACCGTGATTGGATACAGCTACGCGCGCGAAATACTGGTAGCCTGCCCTTATGTAGATACAGTCATCACCATCGAGACCTTCGAGCAGAAACGCGGCACGCGCTGGAGCCGGCTGGTGCGACTTGCCAAAGCGGCGCAGCTTGCGCCGCGCCTCTATGGCCGCTTTGATCTGGCGATCATCTTCCACGCCCAGCCAAAGTTCACCACCTACCTGGCCTGGGTAAGCGGCGCCAGGGTGCGCGTCGGCTTGCTCTATGATGACTCTCGGATGTTGACGCATCGCGCCCGCCAGATCAACTGGATCACCTCATGGCGCGAAGAGAATCGGCTGGTGCTGGAAGCCATCGGCGTCACCAACCTGACCGATGAACTGGAGATATGGCCCACGCCAGGTGATGAGCAAGCCATCCAGGCTTTGCTGAGCAGGCATGGCGTGGCCGATGACGCGCTGCTCATCGGGCTGCATCCTGGCTCCCACTGGACCTGCCAGCAGTGGAGTCCGAAAGACTGGGCAGCCCTGGCCGACGCGCTGGTTTCGCGCTATGGAGCAGACCTGATCATCACCGGCACTGGCGACGAGCGCCATCTGGCCGACGCCATCCGCCAGCAGATGAAGGCCAGGGCAGCCCACCTGATAGACGCAACCGGGCAGACCAGCGCCCTTCAGTTTGCCGCGCTGGTCAGGCGTATGGACCTGTTCATCTGCGTCAACAGCGCCGCGCCCCAGGTCAGCGTTGCTGTGAAAACACCAACCCTCGACTTGCTTGGCTACGAGAAGCTTGCTTATAACCCGCCAGTCGAAGGCGAGCCAATCACCATCATCAGGGGCTGCGATGACGCCACCGCCGTTGAGAACTGGTGCCCCTACAACATCTGGGGCAAGGTCAACGGGTGCCACCGCGCCGAATGTATGGGAATAGGTGGGCTTTCGCTGATTACGCCTAATATGGTGCTGCGCCAGGCAGAGCGCCATCTGAAAGCGCGCCGCAAGACGCCAACATCCAGCAGCGCCGGACAATAGTACGCTTATGATACCTCAGCAAGACACCCATTATCGAATTGGCTTTGTCATGGAGCAGCAGTTGGGGCATGGAACCCACTACCGCAACCTGCTGCGCTATGTCCAGCAGGACACATCGGTTGCGCCGGTCTGGATGCCCCTGCCCTTTGCGCCTTCCGGTCTGCTCACTGCGCTGCCCCTGATTCGCAGTAACTGGTCGGCGCGAGCCAGCCTGCTGGCCCGGCGGGCCGCAGCGCGTAACCACAGACAGCATACGCTTGACGCGCTCTTCTTCCATACGCAGGTGACGACCCTGCTGGCGGGGCCGCTGATGCGCAAAGTCCCAACGATCATCTCGCTGGATGCCACGCCCATCAATTACGATGCGGTTGGGCAGCTTTACGGACACAAGAGCGGCGGCCCCCTGGAAGGGCTGAAGTTCCGCGCCAATACGCACGCCTTTCGCCTGGCAGCGGGATTCGTGACCTGGTGCCAATGGGCCAAAGCATCACTGGTCAACGATTACGGGGTAGCCTCGGAAAAGATCACGGTCATTCCCCCAGGCGTTGACCTCTCGCTGTGGCCCAGCCGTCCTCAGCACAGCCAGGCGCTGCCCGCAGAGGGGCGCTTGCTGAAACTGCTTTTCGTCGGCGGCGATTTCAAGCGCAAAGGCGGCGAAATCCTGCTGGAGTGCTTCCAACGCTCCTTTCAAGACCGCTGTGAACTGCATCTGGTCACGCAGGAACCCGTATCCCCAGGGCCGAACCTCTTTGTCTATAATGGCGTCACACCCAACAGCGAGACGCTGACACGACTCTTCGCCGAAGCGGATATTTTTGTGTTCCCGACGCTTGCTGATTGCGCGCCTGTCGCCGTGACCGAGGCGCTGGCGGCCTCGCTGCCGGTAATCTCCACGCGGGTGGGGGCCATCCCTGAAGCCGTACAGCAGGGCAAAACAGGGCTGCTGGTAGACCCCGGAAATCTGGAGCAATTGGGCCAGGCGCTTGCCTATCTGCTGGACCACACTGAGCAGC is a genomic window containing:
- a CDS encoding flippase — translated: MTMQSKPKHLILKNTLILFVGQIITLVLSIITAVYVPRYLGPQGTGEIALAGALTSLISTIGALGIGTLMTRDIARDHAKAPDLIGAAIMIRAILSLPSLLFIALIAWVAGYSTHTQVVIYINAVAMIFGFLGGPLQAGFQAFERMKYNTLGGIISECIITFGSIAVVLAGHGVILLSVISTGASLVSLMFFVFWWKPLSSVHLRPNFRLMRYLVVSGLPFWITGIFLTIYVYIDSLMLSFLTSTEVVGWYNVPVGLFGLLLFLPTAVSTAIFPALARTYKTAPREMAKMARRSFNLLACLSLPIAVGGILLAKQFILMVYGLSFGESIPVMMVLAATVVPTYLNILINQFLVATERQIIWTKVMAAACVINPLINVVLINYYQQAYGNGAYGAAWALLLTEGLMTIVGIVILPRRVLGWSNVVSMAKSCSAAGLMALGVWYTQGYFIAIPVAVGMVIYVVAALALGALPREDLQLLEPLVAKALRKVGKKRRRPQTEQTDMKAA
- a CDS encoding glycosyltransferase family 9 protein: MRASKTPATQEAKEQEPGSPAARTTPPIPAPASIRRVLVIAFGHTAEVLAVVPALRALRQTYAHARITVIGYSYAREILVACPYVDTVITIETFEQKRGTRWSRLVRLAKAAQLAPRLYGRFDLAIIFHAQPKFTTYLAWVSGARVRVGLLYDDSRMLTHRARQINWITSWREENRLVLEAIGVTNLTDELEIWPTPGDEQAIQALLSRHGVADDALLIGLHPGSHWTCQQWSPKDWAALADALVSRYGADLIITGTGDERHLADAIRQQMKARAAHLIDATGQTSALQFAALVRRMDLFICVNSAAPQVSVAVKTPTLDLLGYEKLAYNPPVEGEPITIIRGCDDATAVENWCPYNIWGKVNGCHRAECMGIGGLSLITPNMVLRQAERHLKARRKTPTSSSAGQ
- a CDS encoding glycosyltransferase family 9 protein, whose protein sequence is MNKRERAAAQISRNGQGIAPQAAEPRRPMPDPASTRRILVTAYRHIGDVLAAVPALRALRETYPQARISLLAVDYVQELMAACPYLDEVIPFRDHDQKSSPWGKIERMLLLARLGLRLRGRFDMALILHARNGFLAHVAWLTGARVRAGFLDSASPRIITHPARPIKGIVSFREVNRRVLEAIGVTITSTSMELWPRPADEAAIQALLSEHSVAPTDLLIGLHPGSHWSCQQWSPKDWATVAAQLVSRYGARLVITGTKDERELAMAISEEMPADAGSLIDLTGRTSILQLAALMKRLNVFMCVNSGVAQVGLAMRTPTINLYGYENPVLNGPAVGEPMTLVRGCDDASAGVYWCPYNIWPKAVQCHRNECIGLGGLSLITPNMVLRQVERQIAARRSAQASGAAPGSI
- a CDS encoding glycosyltransferase family 4 protein; this translates as MNQTISSVQRPAAPSVQVPIRLLYITDAIFTGGDTRCEVWLLDALDKRRFAVTAFTSPQGPTAEQIGKIAGIRHVPTHFGVLEGARARGPMNKLRSLLLFSAALAKVAWVAWRTRPQAIFTGDRTRAMLAALCAARISRRAALVFHPQFFFAPGFANGGLKRRTALRADLVITNSGFTNQSYAQIGVVPEKLLMAYNAIDASRFSPGASPEARARLGIPEDALLIGIFSILRPFKGHAVLLKAMPRVLEAVPNAHLLIVGSGELRPELEQLTQDLGLQRHVTYTGFQRDTLPLYRALDLYAMPSVEEPFGLVTIEAMACEKAVVGADSGGTPEIVDDQETGLLVPTNQIEPLADAIITLLRDPERRQIMGQKGRQRVLEKFTLQGRSEQIAGALEHLVKTRNI
- a CDS encoding glycosyltransferase family 4 protein produces the protein MIPQQDTHYRIGFVMEQQLGHGTHYRNLLRYVQQDTSVAPVWMPLPFAPSGLLTALPLIRSNWSARASLLARRAAARNHRQHTLDALFFHTQVTTLLAGPLMRKVPTIISLDATPINYDAVGQLYGHKSGGPLEGLKFRANTHAFRLAAGFVTWCQWAKASLVNDYGVASEKITVIPPGVDLSLWPSRPQHSQALPAEGRLLKLLFVGGDFKRKGGEILLECFQRSFQDRCELHLVTQEPVSPGPNLFVYNGVTPNSETLTRLFAEADIFVFPTLADCAPVAVTEALAASLPVISTRVGAIPEAVQQGKTGLLVDPGNLEQLGQALAYLLDHTEQRLEMGMRGRRLVESDYDAAKNCLRLLAVIKAAAGQWNERER